One genomic window of Bacillus mycoides includes the following:
- a CDS encoding quinone oxidoreductase family protein, translating to MKAIVVTSFGGPEVLKYTDMDIPTISDNQVLIRVVATSVNFADIKSRYGKKGNKTLPFIPGIDAAGIVEHVGSHVKNIYPGQRVITFPQNGSYADYVVANENLTFVLPDEVDFRTAAACPIVSFTSYNLLANVARLQQGESVLIHAAAGGIGTTAIQLAKLLGAKKVIGTVGSEAKRKIALDAGADYVICHQDEDFVERVDQLTNGEGVNIVLDSISGTVSERSLDCLAYYGRLVHFGNASGEVGSFQTKDLHASCRSILGFSFGTTRKKRPELLQETANQVFRYLRDGSLQIKTTKSFPLQDAGKAHELVESRQSTGKVILHVQTAP from the coding sequence ATGAAAGCTATCGTTGTAACTTCATTCGGTGGTCCTGAAGTGTTGAAATATACGGACATGGATATTCCTACAATTTCAGATAATCAAGTTTTAATTCGCGTTGTTGCTACTAGTGTTAATTTCGCCGATATTAAATCACGTTATGGCAAAAAAGGAAACAAAACCTTACCTTTTATTCCAGGGATAGATGCAGCTGGTATTGTAGAACACGTAGGTTCTCATGTGAAAAATATTTATCCTGGCCAGCGTGTCATTACTTTTCCTCAAAATGGCTCTTACGCTGATTATGTTGTCGCGAACGAAAATCTTACTTTTGTATTACCTGATGAAGTTGATTTCCGAACTGCAGCTGCCTGCCCTATCGTATCTTTTACAAGCTACAATTTACTTGCAAATGTTGCAAGACTTCAGCAAGGTGAATCTGTTCTAATTCATGCCGCTGCTGGAGGAATTGGTACTACTGCGATTCAACTCGCAAAATTATTAGGGGCTAAAAAAGTAATCGGGACTGTCGGAAGTGAAGCAAAAAGAAAAATTGCTTTAGATGCTGGCGCTGATTATGTTATTTGTCATCAAGATGAAGATTTTGTAGAGAGGGTAGATCAGCTTACAAACGGAGAAGGCGTTAATATTGTTTTAGATTCTATTTCTGGTACTGTGTCCGAAAGAAGTTTAGACTGCCTTGCTTATTACGGTCGTCTCGTCCATTTCGGCAATGCTAGCGGAGAAGTTGGTAGTTTTCAAACGAAAGATTTACACGCAAGTTGCCGTTCTATACTCGGCTTCAGCTTTGGCACTACACGAAAAAAACGTCCTGAATTGCTTCAAGAAACTGCGAATCAAGTTTTCCGTTATTTACGCGATGGAAGTTTACAAATTAAAACTACGAAATCTTTTCCTCTTCAAGATGCAGGGAAAGCACATGAATTGGTCGAAAGTAGACAAAGTACAGGGAAAGTAATACTACACGTTCAAACAGCTCCCTAA
- a CDS encoding sigma-70 family RNA polymerase sigma factor yields MKDETVYTELIQLTLSGNKEAYSELYDKTIQEVYKTAHFLIEDKADIDDVVQEIYIQLYESLRKYDSEKPFRPWLIGLAIKQIHSYRRKRWMRLRIVKKAEEQRKPVQIDFSSDVVSKISNQKLIELIHKLPYKLKQVIILRYLHDYSQEEVAHILHTPIGTVKSRIHAALKKLRQKEQVEEIFLGEVGNVK; encoded by the coding sequence ATGAAGGATGAAACAGTATACACAGAACTAATCCAATTAACTTTATCAGGAAATAAAGAAGCGTATAGTGAGTTGTATGATAAAACGATTCAAGAAGTATATAAGACAGCACATTTTTTAATAGAGGATAAAGCAGATATAGATGATGTCGTTCAGGAAATATACATACAGCTATATGAATCGCTTCGTAAATATGATAGTGAGAAGCCATTTCGTCCATGGTTAATTGGACTTGCGATTAAACAAATTCATTCTTATAGAAGAAAGAGGTGGATGCGACTGCGAATTGTAAAAAAAGCAGAAGAGCAAAGAAAACCAGTACAAATTGATTTTTCTAGCGATGTTGTAAGTAAAATATCAAACCAAAAATTAATTGAACTCATTCATAAATTACCATATAAATTGAAACAAGTTATTATCTTAAGATACTTACATGATTACTCACAAGAAGAAGTAGCACATATATTACATACTCCAATCGGTACCGTGAAGTCCAGAATTCATGCAGCACTAAAGAAACTACGTCAAAAAGAGCAAGTAGAAGAAATCTTTTTAGGAGAGGTAGGGAATGTGAAATGA
- a CDS encoding DUF3600 domain-containing protein, with the protein MSLDCRVRESIQEEAKGIIAPPELKEKVIVQIKMKRGGSKRKKRLIAGVLAAAFLIPTTGFAYQSIMADGIYGSFENLKKHAGAITLEGYMRFNAKLSQAKDEMGAKEYEEFTKELKKLTNAKLEYGDSNGNIDYDQLSPAKKVELKKVEMELQPYFDKLNGHKSSKEVLTPEEYEQYMEALMAYQTVLVKTKSSGGITADEVPEAYKEKFIKAEQFMEYVDEKVR; encoded by the coding sequence ATGAGTTTAGATTGTAGAGTTAGGGAATCAATACAAGAAGAAGCGAAAGGGATTATAGCCCCGCCAGAGTTAAAAGAAAAAGTAATCGTTCAAATTAAAATGAAGCGCGGTGGAAGTAAAAGGAAGAAGCGCCTTATCGCAGGAGTGCTTGCAGCCGCATTTTTAATTCCGACAACTGGTTTTGCTTATCAATCTATTATGGCAGATGGTATATACGGGTCGTTTGAAAATTTAAAGAAGCATGCCGGAGCTATAACATTAGAAGGATACATGCGTTTTAATGCAAAGTTATCTCAAGCGAAAGATGAAATGGGTGCAAAAGAATATGAAGAGTTTACAAAAGAACTAAAGAAATTAACGAATGCAAAGCTTGAGTACGGGGATTCGAATGGTAATATTGATTATGATCAATTATCGCCAGCTAAAAAAGTGGAATTGAAAAAGGTAGAAATGGAGCTTCAGCCGTATTTTGATAAATTAAACGGCCATAAATCTAGTAAAGAAGTATTAACTCCTGAAGAGTATGAACAATATATGGAAGCATTAATGGCATATCAAACCGTATTAGTAAAAACGAAATCGAGTGGCGGAATAACAGCAGACGAAGTACCTGAGGCGTACAAAGAAAAATTTATTAAAGCGGAGCAGTTTATGGAATATGTAGATGAAAAGGTGAGATAA
- a CDS encoding MBL fold metallo-hydrolase, whose product MKKVEQLSSHLYLIDDYDLQHDERTGTYVLLGDDITLIETCAAPSLPYILDGLQQLHINLNDVKNIIVTHVHLDHAGAAGLMMEKCPNATLFVHPRGARHMIDPTKLILGAKAVYKEDFDKLFDPILPIEEERVHIVQNGDTLKIAEDRTLTFYDTPGHAKHHISIHDSKTNGIFTGDTIGIYYRELADLGVELYLPSTSPSQFQPDAMIASKNHIQSMNVDTIYFGHYGASANVTEVYSQLEHWLPIFVNTGNEVFQKHTNFDEATKALQSLLMEKVSTHLTKLNIPSNHSVYNILYLDLEISAMGIIDYLTKQTKSTIN is encoded by the coding sequence ATGAAAAAAGTAGAACAACTATCTTCTCATCTATATCTTATTGATGATTATGACTTACAACATGATGAACGCACAGGTACATACGTTTTATTAGGTGACGATATTACTTTAATTGAAACTTGTGCAGCCCCTTCTCTTCCCTATATTTTAGACGGCTTACAGCAATTACATATTAATTTAAATGATGTAAAAAACATTATCGTTACACATGTTCATTTAGATCACGCAGGCGCAGCAGGGTTAATGATGGAAAAGTGCCCAAATGCTACTCTATTTGTCCATCCGCGCGGGGCTCGTCATATGATTGATCCAACAAAACTAATTCTTGGCGCAAAAGCTGTGTACAAAGAAGATTTTGATAAACTTTTTGATCCAATTCTTCCAATTGAAGAAGAACGTGTTCACATTGTACAAAATGGTGATACATTAAAAATTGCAGAAGACCGTACACTTACATTTTATGATACACCGGGACATGCGAAACACCATATTAGCATTCACGATTCAAAAACAAACGGCATTTTCACTGGTGATACGATTGGAATTTATTATAGGGAACTAGCTGATCTTGGTGTAGAATTATATCTACCATCAACGTCCCCTTCACAATTCCAGCCAGATGCGATGATTGCCTCTAAAAATCACATTCAAAGTATGAATGTAGATACTATTTATTTCGGTCATTACGGCGCATCTGCCAATGTTACAGAAGTATATAGCCAACTTGAACATTGGTTACCTATTTTCGTTAATACTGGAAATGAAGTTTTTCAAAAACATACTAATTTTGATGAGGCTACTAAGGCATTACAATCTTTACTAATGGAGAAAGTCTCTACTCATCTTACAAAGCTAAACATTCCATCAAATCATTCTGTTTATAATATTTTATATCTTGATTTAGAAATTAGCGCGATGGGAATTATTGATTACTTAACGAAGCAAACAAAATCCACAATTAACTAA
- a CDS encoding DUF3925 family protein, whose product MKTAQREMISNREFYFVLYMMLLYVTGWVIDVNGLFLSSYFNLAGEIILPLVGGIVGLFVMFINKEQTK is encoded by the coding sequence ATGAAAACTGCACAACGTGAAATGATTTCAAATCGTGAGTTTTATTTCGTACTATATATGATGTTATTGTATGTTACTGGTTGGGTAATTGATGTAAATGGCTTATTCCTAAGTTCCTACTTTAATTTAGCAGGAGAGATTATTCTTCCGTTAGTTGGCGGTATTGTTGGACTGTTCGTTATGTTTATCAATAAAGAACAAACTAAATAA
- the bsaA gene encoding glutathione peroxidase produces the protein MTVYDFSAKTITGEEKSLKDYEGKTLLIVNVASKCGFTPQYKGLQEVYDKYKEQGLEILGFPCNQFGGQEPGTETDITSFCELNYGVNFPMFAKIDVKGDKAHPLYTYMTEQAPGLLGMKAVKWNFTKFLIGKDGKVVGRFAPQTKPVDLEVEIEKVLGE, from the coding sequence ATGACAGTTTATGATTTTTCAGCTAAAACAATAACAGGAGAAGAAAAATCGTTAAAAGATTACGAAGGCAAAACACTTCTTATTGTAAATGTAGCTAGTAAATGTGGATTTACACCACAGTATAAAGGATTACAAGAAGTATATGATAAATATAAAGAACAAGGACTAGAGATACTCGGTTTCCCTTGTAATCAATTCGGGGGACAAGAACCTGGTACAGAAACGGATATTACAAGTTTTTGTGAATTGAACTACGGTGTAAACTTCCCGATGTTTGCAAAGATTGATGTGAAAGGTGATAAGGCTCATCCCCTTTATACATACATGACAGAACAAGCACCAGGTTTACTTGGTATGAAAGCTGTGAAATGGAACTTTACTAAGTTTTTAATTGGAAAAGACGGGAAAGTAGTAGGGCGTTTTGCACCGCAGACGAAGCCGGTGGATTTAGAGGTTGAGATTGAGAAGGTGCTTGGGGAATAA
- a CDS encoding transglutaminase TgpA family protein, producing the protein MITLQTKYQWDMSRFFLHVCAFLLLLEWLRPLIGITNVGRLDIFVIFIGICFTLSFFQTRWQVPIKIVTILFIIHFLYYKNAFINPSWLTKFFTDMSRNSSLFFQGNLLDISPVFPTLLFFLSFWFLSAFISFWMIHKKRGLLFLVLTIIYITTFHNLHLYNANYAIIRTVVIGFFMLSLLHIERIKEMEHLQNYARVISKLLRPLTIFIVLSAIIAYFAPKFGPQWPNPMHFLKFNTSEASKEQEVSKIGYGLDDSRLGGPFKADPTIVFTAQTQNKQYWRVETKDFYTGKGWEVSENQKKVSFKNKNDVVSWYEQNTKTEATEATITMQKSYPHLTYPAGLVSVEASSDVSYSVDPFSEKIYTMHGDSSTTLNSYKVTYELPEFSIENLKAVKTNEGHETSSYFMTKYTQLPESLPQRVKDLAINLTNDKDNRYDKVLAIENYFTDNSFVYETMNVLFPAKNQDYVDQFLFDTKSGYCNNFSTSMIVLLRSAGIPARWVKGYTEGTLENTLANAEGENVYKIANNNAHSWVEVYFPEYGWIPFEPTKGFTNPYNFTNNTPASTSQNSEENNSKNEQIHQRNNEARLKSLIENTEEAPTKKITNSKNGFSWWYVFLSTIPISIIGYILFTTRMKWITFFIILFYKYRKDDAVYRKAYGALLKQFARIGIPRGESQTFREYALRIDTLYNSADMQQLTFSYENAMYQKGQAAAEWKKSVHLWEVLMKKAASLPKSNDFDPVI; encoded by the coding sequence ATGATAACATTACAAACAAAATACCAATGGGATATGAGCAGATTCTTCCTGCATGTATGTGCATTTTTACTTTTACTAGAATGGCTAAGACCCCTTATAGGTATTACAAACGTAGGTAGATTAGATATTTTTGTAATATTTATAGGAATTTGCTTCACTCTTTCTTTTTTTCAAACAAGGTGGCAGGTTCCAATAAAGATCGTCACGATTTTATTCATCATTCATTTCCTGTATTATAAAAATGCTTTTATAAATCCATCTTGGCTAACGAAATTTTTTACTGATATGTCTCGAAATTCCTCCCTGTTTTTCCAGGGGAATTTGCTAGATATTTCTCCAGTTTTTCCAACACTTTTATTTTTTTTATCATTTTGGTTTTTGAGTGCTTTCATCTCTTTTTGGATGATTCATAAAAAACGTGGATTGTTATTTCTTGTATTGACTATTATTTATATCACAACTTTTCATAACTTACATTTATACAATGCAAACTACGCTATTATTCGTACTGTTGTCATCGGCTTTTTTATGCTTAGTCTTCTTCACATAGAACGAATAAAAGAGATGGAACACTTACAAAATTATGCTAGAGTAATCTCAAAATTACTTAGACCTCTTACAATATTTATTGTATTGTCAGCAATCATCGCATACTTTGCTCCAAAATTTGGTCCTCAATGGCCAAACCCAATGCATTTTTTAAAATTCAATACATCCGAAGCCAGTAAAGAACAAGAAGTTTCTAAAATTGGGTATGGTTTAGATGACTCCCGATTAGGCGGTCCTTTTAAGGCGGATCCTACAATTGTTTTCACAGCACAAACACAAAACAAACAATATTGGAGAGTAGAAACAAAAGATTTTTATACAGGAAAAGGCTGGGAAGTTTCTGAAAATCAAAAAAAGGTTTCTTTTAAAAATAAAAACGACGTCGTGAGCTGGTACGAACAAAATACAAAGACGGAGGCAACGGAGGCAACAATCACCATGCAAAAAAGTTATCCTCACCTTACCTATCCAGCAGGATTAGTATCAGTTGAGGCTTCTTCTGATGTATCATACAGCGTTGACCCATTTTCAGAAAAAATCTATACGATGCACGGAGACTCTTCTACTACTTTAAATTCATATAAAGTAACATATGAGCTCCCGGAGTTTTCCATAGAAAACTTGAAAGCTGTAAAAACGAATGAAGGTCATGAAACAAGTTCTTATTTCATGACAAAGTACACACAACTTCCCGAATCATTACCGCAGCGAGTAAAAGACTTGGCTATCAATCTTACAAATGATAAAGACAATCGATATGATAAAGTATTAGCTATTGAAAATTACTTCACCGACAATTCTTTTGTATACGAAACAATGAATGTCTTATTTCCTGCCAAAAACCAAGATTATGTAGATCAATTCCTTTTCGATACAAAAAGCGGCTACTGTAATAATTTTTCGACGTCTATGATCGTGTTACTTCGTTCTGCCGGGATTCCTGCTCGCTGGGTAAAAGGCTATACAGAAGGAACTCTTGAGAATACACTTGCTAATGCAGAAGGTGAGAATGTTTATAAAATCGCGAATAATAACGCACACTCTTGGGTCGAAGTATATTTTCCAGAATACGGATGGATTCCATTCGAACCAACAAAAGGATTTACCAATCCCTATAATTTTACAAATAATACTCCTGCTTCTACTTCACAAAATAGTGAAGAAAATAATTCTAAAAACGAGCAAATACACCAACGAAACAATGAAGCAAGGCTCAAAAGTTTAATAGAAAATACAGAAGAAGCTCCTACTAAAAAGATCACAAATTCTAAAAATGGATTTTCTTGGTGGTACGTATTCCTCTCTACGATACCGATTAGTATTATAGGATACATTCTCTTCACCACTAGAATGAAATGGATTACATTTTTTATTATTCTTTTCTATAAATATCGAAAAGATGATGCTGTTTATAGAAAAGCTTACGGTGCACTTTTAAAACAATTTGCGAGAATCGGCATACCACGGGGTGAAAGTCAAACATTCCGAGAATACGCTCTCCGCATCGATACACTTTACAACTCGGCCGATATGCAGCAACTTACTTTCAGTTATGAGAACGCTATGTATCAAAAGGGACAGGCCGCAGCCGAATGGAAGAAATCCGTACACTTATGGGAAGTGCTTATGAAAAAAGCAGCTTCTCTGCCTAAATCAAATGACTTCGATCCAGTGATTTAA
- a CDS encoding DUF58 domain-containing protein, with the protein MKRLLRALYHVIKLLLIPLCLVLTFVYAMLQGGFVSWFLFYSTIPIGLYSLLLPFYALRDAEVKRITNQNEYVAGEQFLSTITIKRKFPFPLLYLVIEDELPSQFTSCIQTKMNKVILFPGLKRNISFQYVIDTLPRGEHTFSSVRVKTGDLFGMMEKEVTFSVPDTFLIYPQYVDITYRQLENHFEQGALSANINLAKDSTVSVGVRDYKPGDRFSWIDWKATARTNNIMTKEFEQQRSHNIMIFMDRTESPLFESVVTFTASIVRAVLKQNSPASFVSVGKEQTIFPLDNGGTQLQQIFCHLAKVQADSVFPLSQSVEMELRKIYEPVTIILVTSDLSPDIQKAADCAAIKNRKLMVFVVKEKANQLSQRELSILETLQKRKIFVNAVYENRYTNVFFEVSK; encoded by the coding sequence ATGAAACGACTACTACGAGCACTATATCACGTTATAAAGTTATTGCTAATCCCTTTATGCCTAGTCTTAACATTTGTGTACGCTATGCTTCAAGGAGGATTTGTAAGTTGGTTTTTGTTTTACAGTACGATTCCTATTGGTCTTTATTCACTACTACTCCCCTTCTACGCTTTACGGGATGCTGAAGTAAAACGAATAACAAACCAAAACGAATATGTAGCAGGAGAACAATTTTTAAGCACTATTACAATAAAAAGAAAATTTCCTTTTCCCTTACTTTATTTAGTTATAGAAGATGAACTGCCATCACAATTTACAAGTTGTATACAAACAAAGATGAATAAGGTAATACTCTTTCCAGGATTAAAACGAAATATTTCGTTTCAATATGTGATTGACACACTCCCTAGAGGAGAGCACACTTTTTCAAGCGTACGTGTCAAAACTGGCGATCTATTCGGTATGATGGAGAAAGAAGTAACTTTTTCAGTTCCAGATACATTTTTAATCTATCCCCAGTACGTAGATATAACGTATCGACAATTGGAAAATCATTTCGAACAAGGAGCGCTTTCAGCAAATATAAATTTAGCAAAAGACTCTACAGTCTCTGTCGGTGTCAGAGACTATAAACCTGGTGATCGCTTTTCATGGATTGATTGGAAAGCAACTGCTCGAACAAACAATATTATGACGAAAGAGTTTGAACAACAGCGCAGCCATAATATCATGATATTCATGGACAGAACTGAGTCCCCTCTATTCGAATCAGTCGTAACGTTTACTGCCTCTATTGTTAGGGCTGTCTTGAAGCAAAATTCACCAGCGTCATTCGTGTCTGTCGGAAAAGAACAAACTATTTTCCCTTTAGACAATGGAGGTACTCAGTTGCAACAAATCTTTTGTCATTTAGCGAAAGTACAAGCAGACAGTGTATTCCCGCTCTCTCAAAGTGTAGAAATGGAATTAAGAAAAATTTATGAGCCCGTAACGATTATACTCGTGACAAGCGATCTTTCTCCCGATATTCAAAAGGCGGCTGACTGTGCTGCTATAAAAAATAGAAAATTAATGGTGTTTGTCGTGAAAGAAAAAGCAAATCAACTCTCACAGCGAGAACTCAGTATACTAGAAACTCTACAAAAACGAAAAATATTTGTAAACGCGGTTTATGAAAACCGGTATACAAACGTGTTTTTTGAGGTGAGCAAATGA
- a CDS encoding AAA family ATPase has product MPQLDSLHPIVEKIITNIEKLMVGKRKETILALTALLAEGHVLLEDVPGVGKTMLVRALSKSIDADYKRIQFTPDLLPSDVTGVSIYNPKELQFEFKPGPIMGNFVLADEINRTSPKTQSALLESMEEGTITIDGITRPLPKPFFVMATQNPVEYEGTYPLPEAQLDRFLLKLRMGYPTPEEEFEILNRMEKTNPLSHLQAITTIKELLYLQQSVREVSMDKAIKHYIVKLVTQTRTYSSIQLGASPRGSIALMKASQAYAFIHGRNYIIPDDVKFLAPYVLAHRLILKMEARFEGITGEQVIAKIVARTTVPTQRTMNL; this is encoded by the coding sequence ATGCCCCAGCTTGATTCATTACATCCCATTGTAGAAAAAATAATCACCAATATTGAAAAATTAATGGTCGGAAAACGAAAAGAAACGATTTTAGCCTTGACAGCTCTCTTAGCTGAAGGTCATGTACTATTAGAAGATGTTCCCGGTGTCGGGAAAACAATGCTAGTACGTGCTCTTTCTAAATCAATTGATGCCGATTACAAGCGCATTCAATTCACACCTGATTTACTGCCGTCAGATGTAACAGGTGTTTCTATTTACAATCCAAAAGAGCTCCAATTTGAGTTTAAGCCTGGACCGATTATGGGGAATTTTGTACTTGCTGATGAAATTAATCGTACATCTCCAAAGACGCAATCTGCCTTACTTGAAAGTATGGAAGAAGGCACTATCACAATAGATGGCATTACAAGACCGTTACCAAAACCGTTCTTTGTAATGGCTACACAAAATCCGGTCGAATATGAGGGAACATACCCTTTACCAGAAGCTCAGCTCGATCGTTTCTTGTTGAAGCTAAGAATGGGATATCCTACACCAGAAGAAGAATTTGAAATTTTAAACCGTATGGAAAAAACAAATCCACTCTCCCATTTACAAGCTATTACTACAATAAAAGAATTACTTTATTTACAACAAAGCGTACGGGAAGTAAGCATGGACAAAGCAATCAAACATTACATTGTAAAGCTTGTTACTCAGACTCGTACTTATAGTTCTATACAGCTAGGTGCAAGTCCACGCGGCTCAATTGCTTTAATGAAAGCTTCACAGGCTTATGCATTCATCCATGGTAGAAATTATATTATTCCAGACGATGTTAAATTTTTAGCTCCTTACGTTTTAGCTCACAGACTCATTCTAAAAATGGAAGCAAGATTTGAAGGAATAACAGGGGAACAAGTTATCGCCAAAATCGTTGCACGAACTACCGTGCCAACTCAAAGGACGATGAACCTTTGA
- a CDS encoding RNA-guided endonuclease TnpB family protein produces the protein MTKHNKAYKFRLYPTEEQAHLIRKTFGCVRFVYNKMLAERKELYETYKENKEELKKQKFPTPAKYKAEYEWLKEVDSLALANAQLNLQTAYKNFFSGQSEFPTFKSRKSRKSYTTNRVNGNIMLFHGYIKLPKLKMVKLKQHREIPQNHTIKSCTISMTPTGQYYVSILTEYEKEIAQKEVERVVGLDFAMAELYVSSEDEKANYPRFYRQMLDKLAKAQRVLARRVKDSARWNQQRIRVAKLHEKVANQRKNFLHHKSKELATHFDVVAIEDLHMKGMSQALRFGKSVADNGWRMFTTFLAYKLQEQGKQLVKIDKWFPSTKMCSRCGNKKEMPLCERTYACSCGLTISRDYNAAINIKKEAMRLLALI, from the coding sequence ATGACAAAGCATAATAAGGCGTACAAATTTCGGCTGTATCCAACAGAAGAACAAGCACATCTCATACGTAAAACGTTCGGATGTGTACGCTTTGTGTATAATAAAATGCTGGCTGAGCGGAAAGAACTATACGAAACATACAAAGAGAACAAGGAAGAACTAAAGAAACAAAAGTTCCCTACGCCTGCGAAATACAAAGCAGAGTATGAATGGTTGAAAGAAGTCGATTCATTAGCATTAGCCAACGCTCAATTAAACTTGCAAACTGCGTATAAGAATTTTTTTAGTGGTCAAAGTGAGTTTCCTACATTCAAAAGTAGAAAAAGTAGAAAATCTTATACAACGAATCGAGTAAACGGAAATATTATGTTATTTCATGGTTATATCAAATTACCGAAATTGAAAATGGTGAAATTGAAGCAACATAGAGAGATACCACAAAACCATACCATCAAATCGTGCACGATTTCGATGACACCAACTGGTCAGTATTACGTGTCTATTTTGACCGAATATGAAAAAGAAATCGCTCAAAAAGAAGTAGAACGTGTAGTTGGATTAGACTTCGCAATGGCTGAATTGTACGTGAGTAGCGAAGATGAGAAAGCCAATTATCCTCGCTTTTATCGTCAGATGTTAGACAAATTAGCAAAGGCACAACGAGTATTAGCAAGACGTGTGAAAGATTCAGCGCGCTGGAATCAACAACGCATTCGTGTAGCGAAGTTGCATGAAAAGGTCGCAAATCAACGTAAAAATTTCCTTCATCATAAGTCTAAAGAATTGGCTACTCATTTTGACGTTGTAGCAATCGAAGACTTACATATGAAAGGAATGTCACAAGCGCTTCGCTTTGGTAAAAGTGTAGCGGACAACGGTTGGCGGATGTTCACGACATTTTTAGCATACAAGCTACAAGAACAAGGTAAACAGCTTGTAAAAATAGATAAATGGTTTCCTTCTACAAAGATGTGTAGTCGTTGTGGAAATAAAAAAGAAATGCCATTATGTGAACGCACGTATGCGTGTTCGTGTGGACTCACAATAAGTCGTGACTATAACGCAGCTATCAATATTAAAAAGGAAGCCATGCGGTTATTAGCATTGATATAA
- the ric gene encoding iron-sulfur cluster repair di-iron protein, with protein sequence MEHTFTETSIIGEIVTQFPKASDLFKSYRIDFCCGGNRPLIDAINERNLSASEVITELNTLYHKTKLLNESEIDWKNASYQELIDYVINKHHRYLNEELPQLSPYVTKVLRVHGASQPHLAQIHKLFHELKIELEQHLIKEETEDFPLILEFEQNPTDENYAKLRKVVDELENEHSHAGNIIKELRKVTNDFTPPEGACGTYRLVYQRLEALESDLFEHIHLENNILFPRAITKA encoded by the coding sequence ATGGAACATACATTTACTGAAACTTCAATTATCGGTGAGATTGTAACACAATTTCCGAAAGCTAGTGATCTTTTTAAATCATATAGAATAGATTTTTGTTGTGGTGGAAATAGACCACTTATTGATGCAATTAATGAAAGAAATTTATCAGCATCAGAGGTAATCACAGAGTTAAATACGCTTTATCATAAAACGAAACTATTAAACGAATCTGAAATTGATTGGAAAAATGCTTCTTATCAAGAATTGATTGATTATGTTATAAATAAGCATCATCGCTATTTAAATGAAGAATTGCCACAGTTAAGCCCATATGTGACGAAAGTATTACGCGTTCATGGGGCTAGTCAGCCTCATTTAGCTCAAATTCATAAGCTATTTCATGAACTTAAAATTGAATTAGAACAGCATTTAATTAAAGAAGAAACCGAAGATTTCCCATTAATTTTAGAATTCGAGCAAAATCCAACTGATGAAAACTATGCAAAGTTACGTAAAGTAGTAGATGAGTTGGAGAATGAACATAGCCACGCTGGCAATATTATTAAAGAACTTCGTAAGGTGACAAATGACTTTACTCCGCCAGAAGGAGCTTGCGGCACTTATCGCCTTGTTTACCAGCGCCTTGAAGCTCTTGAATCTGACTTGTTTGAACATATTCATTTAGAAAATAACATTTTATTTCCACGTGCCATTACGAAAGCATAA